The following are encoded together in the Takifugu flavidus isolate HTHZ2018 chromosome 22, ASM371156v2, whole genome shotgun sequence genome:
- the LOC130519280 gene encoding high affinity choline transporter 1-like: protein MELNWPVLLSMAVFYLAVLGIGLWASKKASIEEKKCTGNISEVTMVGGRNLSLSVSIFTMTATWVGGGYIVGCAEVVYNPKKGLVWALGPIAFAANLILGALFFVKPIRAKQYVTLMDPFQQKYGNVVAAVLFIPSIMADILWAACILGILGGTLSVVMNTSSYLSVGISAAVAIFYTLMGGLYSVAYTDVIQLIFMFFGLWFCVPFVLTSPSSANITVAAVTKLYQEPWIGKLEVEDVGCWIDELLLLSIGGMCYQAFYQRVLSSASDVQAKITCYVGAALCPILGLPSLIIGAAAASTNWNETSYGTPTPFEMGQSGNILPIVFQHLCPFYVSLIGIGALAAAVMSSVDSILLSAASQLGRNIFKNIVYKQASEKCTLVAIKVSILLSGLLATGLAMTTDAAHLLWIFSGDVLYSMMTPQVICIFYLPRSVNAFGATCGFVLALLLRTLVGDPLIRLPELLPLPWDRFREDGSRQRLFPFRTAIMFITIATIILASRFAVWLSGKRLQRRAPANVPDKNIHYMRALTTEEEKVQTE, encoded by the exons ATGGAGTTGAACTGGCCGGTCCTCCTCTCCATGGCCGTGTTTTACTTGGCGGTCCTTGGTATCGGCCTGTGGGCCTCCAAGAAGGCCAGCATCGAGGAGAAGAAGTGCACGGGGAACATCAGCGAAGTGACCATGGTCGGGGGGCGGAACCTCAGCCTCTCCGTCAGCATCTTCACCATGACGGCCACCTGGGTGGGAGGTGGATACATCGTGGGATGCGCCGAAGTGGTTTACAATCCCAAAAAAGGGCTGGTTTGGGCGTTGGGACCCATTGCCTTTGCAGCTAACCTCATTTTAG GCGCGCTCTTCTTTGTGAAACCCATCCGGGCAAAGCAATACGTGACCCTCATGGACCCGTTTCAGCAGAAATATGGAAACGTGGTAGCCGCTGTGCTCTTCATTCCCAGCATCATGGCCGACATCTTGTGGGCAGCCTGCATTCTGGGTATTCTGG GAGGGACATTAAGTGTGGTGATGAACACCTCCTCTTATCTGTCTGTTGGCATCTCGGCTGCCGTGGCGATCTTCTACACTCTGATGGGCGGATTGTACTCTGTTGCCTATACTGATGTCATCCAGCTTATCTTTATGTTCTTTGGCTTG TGGTTTTGCGTGCCTTTTGTCCTGACAAGCCCCTCCTCTGCTAACATCACCGTTGCCGCGGTAACCAAGCTGTATCAGGAACCGTGGATCGGCAAGCTGGAGGTGGAAGACGTGGGGTGCTGGATAGATGAACTCCTGCTGCTG AGCATCGGAGGGATGTGCTACCAAGCTTTCTACCAGAGAGTCCTCTCCTCAGCCAGCGATGTCCAGGCTAAAATCACCTGCTATGTCGGGGCAGCTTTGTGCCCAATTCTGGGCCTCCCGTCGCTCATCATCGGAGCCGCGGCAGCATCCACCA ACTGGAACGAGACCAGCTACGGCACCCCCACGCCCTTCGAAATGGGCCAGTCGGGTAACATCTTACCGATTGTCTTCCAGCACCTTTGTCCGTTCTATGTGTCCCTGATCGGCATCGGCGCCCTCGCCGCCGCGGTGATGTCTTCGGTGGACTCCATACTTCTGTCTGCCGCTTCCCAACTGGGGCGGAACATCTTCAAAAACATCGTCTATAAGCAG GCATCGGAAAAATGTACCCTAGTGGCGATAAAGGTGTCGATCTTATTGTCTGGACTGCTGGCGACCGGCCTGGCCATGACCACAGACGCCGCTCACCTGCTGTGGATCTTCAGCGGCGATGTCTTGTATTCAATGATGACGCCTCAGGTGATTTGCATCTTTTACCTGCCCCGGAGCGTGAACGCATTCGGAGCTACCTGCGGTTTCGTCTTGGCGTTGCTGCTTCGAACTCTGGTCGGCGACCCGCTGATCCGACTTCccgagctgctgccgctgccgtgGGACAGATTTCGAGAGGACGGTTCCCGGCAGCGCCTGTTCCCGTTTCGCACCGCCATCATGTTCATCACGATCGCGACGATCATACTGGCGTCACGCTTCGCTGTTTGGCTGTCCGggaagaggctgcagagaagaGCGCCCGCTAATGTACCGgacaaaaacattcattacATGAGGGCACTtaccacagaggaggagaaagtccAGACTGAATGA